The Campylobacter sp. CNRCH_2014_0184h genome includes a window with the following:
- the pyrH gene encoding UMP kinase yields MNNKRKRVLVKFSGEALAGENGFGIENSILKYIASEIKSLINENVEVGIVIGGGNIIRGVSAARDGLIKRTSGDHMGMLATVINSIAMQEALESAGLDVRVQSAIQMEAFCETYIMRRAHRHLEKGRIVIFACGTGNPYFTTDTAATLRAVEIQADMIIKATKVDGIYDKDPKKYDDAIMLNELSYERALHDNIKVMDDTAIALAKDNALPIVVCNMFKEGNLLKIIQGDMSLCSIVKNQD; encoded by the coding sequence ATGAACAATAAAAGAAAAAGAGTATTGGTTAAATTTTCTGGAGAAGCTTTGGCTGGAGAAAATGGGTTTGGTATAGAAAATTCTATTTTAAAATACATAGCTTCTGAAATAAAAAGCTTGATTAATGAAAATGTTGAAGTAGGTATAGTAATAGGCGGTGGAAATATCATTAGAGGGGTATCTGCTGCAAGAGATGGACTTATAAAAAGAACAAGTGGTGATCATATGGGTATGCTTGCTACTGTGATTAATTCTATAGCTATGCAAGAAGCATTAGAAAGCGCTGGACTTGATGTAAGGGTTCAAAGCGCTATTCAAATGGAAGCATTCTGTGAAACTTATATCATGAGAAGAGCACATAGACACTTAGAAAAAGGACGTATAGTTATTTTTGCTTGTGGTACGGGTAATCCTTATTTTACTACAGATACTGCTGCGACTTTAAGAGCGGTAGAAATTCAAGCAGATATGATCATTAAAGCGACTAAAGTAGATGGAATTTATGATAAAGACCCTAAAAAATATGATGATGCAATTATGCTAAATGAATTAAGCTATGAAAGAGCTTTGCATGATAATATCAAAGTTATGGATGATACTGCAATAGCCTTAGCTAAAGATAATGCTTTACCTATTGTGGTGTGTAATATGTTTAAAGAAGGAAATTTATTAAAAATCATCCAAGGCGATATGAGTTTATGCTCTATTGTTAAAAATCAAGATTAA
- a CDS encoding DNA-directed RNA polymerase subunit omega, translated as MRVEQIAAKALKKLKDDRYKLALVVAKRAEELANGAEPLVNLDKNKYKYTDIALHEIAEDKIVLEGFIEASK; from the coding sequence ATGAGAGTAGAACAAATAGCTGCAAAAGCATTAAAAAAACTAAAAGATGATAGATATAAACTAGCTCTTGTAGTAGCTAAAAGAGCTGAAGAGCTTGCAAATGGTGCAGAACCTTTGGTAAATTTAGATAAAAATAAATACAAATATACCGACATTGCTTTACATGAAATAGCAGAAGATAAAATCGTTTTAGAGGGATTTATTGAAGCTAGTAAATGA